From Carassius gibelio isolate Cgi1373 ecotype wild population from Czech Republic chromosome B23, carGib1.2-hapl.c, whole genome shotgun sequence, the proteins below share one genomic window:
- the LOC128012014 gene encoding somatostatin-1B, with product MLLLVPKLPTPPPSPLHPPTAASVGDWNERYIKTLPPEALKTQDLSSFTLHQELQGLRSSCFTSLTDLSAHFNFNYFVSMQLLSSLVSLLLVLYSVRAAAVLPLEERNLAQSRELSKERKELILKLISGLLDGADNSVLAGEIAPVPLDVEEPLESRLEERAVYNRLSQLPQRDRKAPCKNFFWKTFTSC from the exons ATGCTTTTGTTAGTTCCTAAGCTACCCACTCCCCCACCCTCTCCCCTCCATCCTCCAACCGCTGCGTCAGTAGGGGACTGGAACGAGAGGTATATAAAGACCCTGCCACCTGAAGCTCTCAAAACCCAAGATCTCTCCAGCTTTACTCTGCACCAGGAACTACAAGGACTTCGAAGTTCCTGCTTCACTTCTCTTACCGACCTTTCTGCGCACTTTAACTTCAACTATTTTGTCAGTATGCAGCTTTTGTCCAGCTTAGTGTCTCTTTTGCTGGTGCTGTATAGTGTCAGAGCAGCAGCTGTGCTTCCACTGGAGGAAAGGAACCTGGCACAAAGTAGG GAGCTGAGCAAAGAGCGCAAGGAGCTGATACTGAAGCTGATCTCTGGGCTGCTGGATGGAGCAGACAACAGCGTTCTGGCTGGGGAGATAGCGCCTGTCCCCTTGGATGTGGAGGAGCCCCTGGAGTCCCGTCTGGAAGAGCGGGCCGTCTACAACCGGTTATCACAGCTGCCGCAGCGTGACCGCAAAGCCCCCTGCAAAAACTTCTTCTGGAAGACCTTCACATCGTGTTAA
- the LOC128012205 gene encoding spermidine synthase isoform X1: protein MDNIKDGWFTETCTLWPGQAMSLQVEEVLYHKKSNFQDVMVFKSKTYGNVLVLDGVIQCTERDEFSYQEMIANLPLCSHPCPKKVLIIGGGDGGVLREVVKHPLVESVVQCEIDEDVINVSKKYLPGMAKGFFSPKLTLHVGDGFDFMKRNQDAFDVIITDSSDPVGPAESLFKESYYQLMKTALCEGGILCCQGECQWLHLDLIKEMQTFCKTLFPVVDYAYCTIPTYPSGQIGFMLCSKNSKINFREPVRELPRDEIESMNLKYYNPDIHRAAFILPEFARKNKTLTTAAVTPTPHPSLSMDC from the exons ATGGACAACATTAAAGACGGGTGGTTCACCGAAACATGCACACTGTGGCCTGGTCAAGCGATGAGTCTTCAAGTAGAGGAGGTTCTGTATCATAAGAAATCGAATTTCCAGGATGTAATGGTTTTTAAAAG TAAAACTTATGGAAATGTGCTGGTTTTGGATGGAGTCATCCAATGCACAGAACGAGATGAATTTTCTTATCAAGAAATGATAGCCAATCTACCTCTCTGCAGCCACCCTTGCCCAAAGAAG GTTCTCATCATTGGTGGAGGAGACGGCGGTGTCCTGAGGGAGGTTGTCAAGCATCCGCTGGTGGAGTCTGTTGTTCAGTGTGAAATTGATGAG GATGTAATAAACGTCTCCAAGAAGTACCTCCCTGGAATGGCAAAAGGCTTCTTCAGCCCCAAACTTACTCTGCATGTAGGTGATGGCTTTGATTTTATGAAAAGGAATCAGGATGCCTTTGATGTCATCATCACAGACTCCTCAGACCCTGTCG GTCCGGCTGAAAGCTTGTTCAAAGAGTCTTACTATCAGCTCATGAAAACGGCTCTTTGTGAGGGAGGAATTCTCTGTTGTCAAG GAGAGTGTCAGTGGTTGCATTTGGACCTAATCAAAGAAATGCAGACCTTCTGTAAGACCCTCTTTCCTGTAGTAGACTATGCATACTGCACCATTCCAACATACCCAAGTGGACAAATCGGCTTCATGCTTTGCAGTAAAAATTCG aaaataaattTCCGTGAGCCAGTACGAGAACTGCCAAGAGATGAGATCGAGAGCATGAACCTGAAATATTACAATCCTGACATCCACCGCGCGGCGTTCATCCTCCCAGAATTTGCCAGAAAG AACAAAACCCTGACCACAGCTGCAGTAACTCCAACACCGCATCCCTCTCTATCAATGGACTGCTAA
- the LOC128012205 gene encoding spermidine synthase isoform X2, with protein MDNIKDGWFTETCTLWPGQAMSLQVEEVLYHKKSNFQDVMVFKSKTYGNVLVLDGVIQCTERDEFSYQEMIANLPLCSHPCPKKVLIIGGGDGGVLREVVKHPLVESVVQCEIDEDVINVSKKYLPGMAKGFFSPKLTLHVGDGFDFMKRNQDAFDVIITDSSDPVGPAESLFKESYYQLMKTALCEGGILCCQGECQWLHLDLIKEMQTFCKTLFPVVDYAYCTIPTYPSGQIGFMLCSKNSKINFREPVRELPRDEIESMNLKYYNPDIHRAAFILPEFARKVLSEA; from the exons ATGGACAACATTAAAGACGGGTGGTTCACCGAAACATGCACACTGTGGCCTGGTCAAGCGATGAGTCTTCAAGTAGAGGAGGTTCTGTATCATAAGAAATCGAATTTCCAGGATGTAATGGTTTTTAAAAG TAAAACTTATGGAAATGTGCTGGTTTTGGATGGAGTCATCCAATGCACAGAACGAGATGAATTTTCTTATCAAGAAATGATAGCCAATCTACCTCTCTGCAGCCACCCTTGCCCAAAGAAG GTTCTCATCATTGGTGGAGGAGACGGCGGTGTCCTGAGGGAGGTTGTCAAGCATCCGCTGGTGGAGTCTGTTGTTCAGTGTGAAATTGATGAG GATGTAATAAACGTCTCCAAGAAGTACCTCCCTGGAATGGCAAAAGGCTTCTTCAGCCCCAAACTTACTCTGCATGTAGGTGATGGCTTTGATTTTATGAAAAGGAATCAGGATGCCTTTGATGTCATCATCACAGACTCCTCAGACCCTGTCG GTCCGGCTGAAAGCTTGTTCAAAGAGTCTTACTATCAGCTCATGAAAACGGCTCTTTGTGAGGGAGGAATTCTCTGTTGTCAAG GAGAGTGTCAGTGGTTGCATTTGGACCTAATCAAAGAAATGCAGACCTTCTGTAAGACCCTCTTTCCTGTAGTAGACTATGCATACTGCACCATTCCAACATACCCAAGTGGACAAATCGGCTTCATGCTTTGCAGTAAAAATTCG aaaataaattTCCGTGAGCCAGTACGAGAACTGCCAAGAGATGAGATCGAGAGCATGAACCTGAAATATTACAATCCTGACATCCACCGCGCGGCGTTCATCCTCCCAGAATTTGCCAGAAAG GTACTAAGTGAAGCCTAA